A section of the Falco peregrinus isolate bFalPer1 chromosome 3, bFalPer1.pri, whole genome shotgun sequence genome encodes:
- the NRSN1 gene encoding neurensin-1, with amino-acid sequence MSSYADICGSKHAQGSTEGGYQRYGVRSYLHQFYEDCTASIWEYEDDFQIQRSPSRWSSAFWKVGLISGTAFMLIGLTVLVVGFLVPPKIEALGKDDFVVVDTRAVQFNGSLDICKLAGAILFCVGGSTMAACLLMSAFAKSYSKEEKYLQQRFKERIADIKAHANPVTKAPAPGESKIPVTLSKVQNVQPLSET; translated from the exons ATGAGCTCCTATGCTGACATCTGTGGGTCCAAGCATGCACAGGGCAGCACCGAGGGAGGGTACCAACGCTATGGAGTTCGGTCCTACCTGCATCAGTTTTATGAGGACTGCACAGCTTCAATTTGGGAGTATGAGGATGATTTTCAGATCCAGAGATCGCCTAGCAGGTGGAGCTCTGCATTCTGGAAG gtcGGACTCATCTCTGGGACGGCTTTTATGCTGATAGGTTTAACGGTTCTTGTAGTGGGTTTTCTTGTGCCACCGAAAATCGAAGCCCTTGGGAAAGATGATTTTGTTGTGGTGGATACCCGTGCCGTTCAGTTTAATGGGTCCCTTGATATATGCAAGCTGGCAGGAGCAATCTTGTTTTGTGTTGGAGGGTCCACCATGGCAGCATGTCTGCTGATGTCTGCTTTTGCCAAAAGTTActccaaagaagaaaagtacCTCCAGCAAAGATTTAAAGAGAGAATAGCTGATATAAAAGCCCATGCAAACCCAGTCACAAAAGCGCCAGCACCAGGAGAATCAAAGATACCTGTTACTTTGTCCAAAGTTCAAAATGTCCAACCTTTATCTGAAACCTGA